A single window of Streptomyces aquilus DNA harbors:
- a CDS encoding TIGR03089 family protein: protein MNATDRTPADLLRSALAADAGRPLVTFYDDATGERVELSVATFANWVAKTANLLQGELSAEPGDRVALLLPAHWQTAVWLLACSSVGVVADVAGDPKAADIVVSGPDTLDAARACSGSRIALALRPLGGRFPQPPDGFADYAVEVPGQGDRFAPFAPVDPDEPALVVAGREFSGAELVERAAAEASGLGLTGPGSRLLSGLPYDTWEGLCAGLYSPLATGGSVVLCRNLERLGEEGLAKRVESERVTVTAR, encoded by the coding sequence GTGAACGCCACCGATCGCACCCCTGCCGACCTGCTGCGTTCCGCGCTCGCCGCGGATGCCGGACGCCCCCTGGTGACCTTCTACGACGACGCCACGGGCGAACGCGTCGAACTGTCCGTCGCCACCTTCGCCAATTGGGTGGCCAAGACCGCCAACCTGCTCCAGGGCGAGCTCTCCGCGGAGCCCGGCGACCGGGTCGCGCTGCTGCTGCCCGCGCACTGGCAGACGGCCGTGTGGCTGCTGGCGTGCTCCTCGGTGGGCGTGGTCGCCGATGTCGCCGGGGACCCCAAGGCGGCCGACATCGTGGTGAGCGGCCCGGACACCCTCGACGCGGCACGCGCCTGCTCCGGCTCCCGGATCGCGCTCGCCCTGCGGCCGCTCGGCGGACGCTTCCCGCAGCCGCCGGACGGCTTCGCCGACTACGCGGTCGAGGTGCCGGGGCAGGGCGACCGGTTCGCGCCGTTCGCGCCGGTCGACCCCGATGAGCCGGCGCTGGTCGTGGCCGGGCGGGAGTTCAGCGGGGCGGAGCTCGTGGAGCGGGCGGCCGCGGAGGCCTCCGGCCTGGGGCTCACGGGGCCGGGGTCCCGGTTGCTGTCGGGGTTGCCGTACGACACGTGGGAGGGGCTGTGCGCGGGGTTGTACTCGCCGCTGGCCACCGGGGGGTCCGTGGTGTTGTGCCGGAATCTGGAGCGGCTGGGTGAGGAAGGGCTGGCGAAGCGGGTGGAGAGTGAGCGGGTGACTGTTACGGCGCGCTGA
- a CDS encoding LCP family protein has protein sequence MTDTAGKPPKGTLGPGAGASATGRGLIRRRRRRWLRGGAIGVGVVLVAAVGTGWALYAKLDGNITPDNAAAAELARYEKERPTALVKDAQNILLIGSDSRSGDGNARYGRDSGTERSDTTILLHLSAGRHSATAVSLPRDLMVDVPACLQADGSRTEPMFAMFNSAFQKGGSACTIRTVEKLTGIRIDHHMVVDFHGFKDMVDAVDGVEICLTKPINDKAAKLRLPAGKVTLDGEQALGYVRARKSIGDGSDTDRMDRQQRFLGALVNKVQSNDVLLNPVKLYPVLDAATSSLTTDPDLASLRGLYELVRGLRDIPTERVQFLTVPRESYAYDANRDQLVEAEAEQLFARLRTDAPVAVAEEVPRDSATKNPNSSDGPQEEADGDEESPAPTFRGNTAAEDTCK, from the coding sequence GTGACCGACACCGCAGGTAAGCCCCCCAAAGGCACCCTCGGTCCGGGAGCGGGGGCTTCCGCCACCGGGCGGGGGCTGATACGGCGGCGTCGGCGGCGTTGGCTGCGGGGCGGGGCGATCGGGGTGGGCGTCGTCCTCGTGGCGGCCGTCGGGACCGGGTGGGCGCTCTACGCCAAGCTCGACGGGAACATCACGCCCGACAACGCCGCCGCCGCCGAACTCGCCCGGTACGAGAAGGAGCGGCCCACCGCCCTCGTCAAGGACGCCCAGAACATCCTGCTGATCGGGTCGGACTCGCGCTCCGGGGACGGCAACGCGCGCTACGGGCGGGACTCGGGGACCGAGCGCTCGGACACGACGATCCTGCTGCACCTCTCCGCCGGGCGGCACAGCGCCACCGCCGTCTCGCTCCCCCGCGATCTGATGGTGGACGTACCGGCCTGCCTCCAGGCGGACGGCAGCCGGACCGAGCCGATGTTCGCGATGTTCAACTCCGCCTTCCAGAAGGGCGGTTCGGCGTGCACCATCCGGACCGTGGAGAAGCTGACCGGCATCCGGATCGACCATCACATGGTCGTCGACTTCCACGGCTTCAAGGACATGGTCGACGCGGTCGACGGCGTCGAGATCTGCCTGACGAAGCCGATCAACGACAAGGCCGCCAAGCTGAGGCTCCCGGCGGGCAAGGTGACGCTCGACGGGGAGCAGGCCCTCGGCTACGTCCGCGCCCGCAAGTCGATCGGCGACGGCAGCGACACCGACCGGATGGACCGGCAGCAGCGGTTCCTCGGGGCGCTCGTCAACAAAGTGCAGAGCAACGACGTCCTGCTCAATCCGGTGAAGCTCTATCCGGTGCTGGACGCGGCCACGTCCTCGCTCACGACCGATCCGGATCTGGCGAGCTTGCGTGGTTTGTACGAACTCGTGCGCGGACTGCGCGACATCCCCACCGAACGTGTGCAATTCCTGACCGTGCCGCGGGAGTCGTACGCCTACGACGCCAACCGCGACCAACTCGTCGAAGCCGAGGCGGAGCAGTTGTTCGCCCGGCTGCGCACGGACGCGCCGGTGGCGGTCGCCGAGGAAGTTCCGCGGGATTCCGCGACAAAGAACCCCAATTCGAGCGACGGTCCGCAAGAAGAAGCGGACGGCGACGAGGAGTCGCCCGCACCCACGTTCCGCGGAAACACGGCCGCCGAGGACACCTGTAAGTAA
- a CDS encoding LCP family protein: MDAQGRGRADDIDPADQWVLNPNTGEYELRLTPSAPQSAVPGPRSRTTPRPAGSSGAPRGRTAAPGRTSPADAPGRDVPPPRRRRGAPEEPPPGRRNRRPVKKKARGKKILLWTGGVMAFVLVGTAGAAYLYLKHLEGNVTTEDVGNVADDGFSKDEAFNILIIGTDKRTGSGNEGYGDKGSVGHADTNILLHVSKDRTNATAMSIPRDLIVDVPDCETKEDDGTEKIIPGTQNVRFNTSLGQDGRNPGCTMKTVEELTGIDVNHFAMADFNAVKTLTSAVGGVEVCLGKDVDDPDSHLKLSAGKHTIEGEQALAFVRTRHSFGNQGDLDRIKVQQQFMSSLMRKMTSGDTLTSPTKLIKLANAATKALTVDTGIGKASTLKDVALELKKVPMKNITFTTVPVKDNPTEVVKATVVPLEPNASQVFNMIKSDTSFTEVKAQEKKEKAAVAARLKGTKSDASEVRVRILNGGAAAGSAQEELTYLQTEAGVTKSENAGNADKSQAKTTLEYAPDQADQARRLASILGLKGSMMKPGKSVTNSQGLPTMTLTLGEDFKGAGVKMNSTATASNVDKTTANEVKCAK, from the coding sequence GTGGACGCGCAAGGCCGTGGGCGGGCGGACGACATCGACCCCGCAGACCAGTGGGTACTCAATCCGAACACTGGCGAATACGAACTGCGACTGACTCCTTCCGCACCGCAATCAGCGGTCCCGGGGCCCCGCAGCAGAACGACTCCCCGCCCGGCGGGCTCTTCGGGGGCGCCGCGCGGCAGAACGGCCGCGCCGGGACGCACCTCGCCCGCCGACGCCCCCGGCCGTGACGTACCGCCGCCACGGCGTCGGCGCGGTGCGCCGGAGGAACCGCCGCCCGGGCGCCGCAACCGGCGGCCGGTCAAGAAGAAGGCGCGCGGCAAGAAAATACTGCTGTGGACCGGCGGCGTGATGGCCTTCGTGCTGGTCGGCACGGCCGGTGCCGCGTATCTGTACCTGAAGCACCTCGAAGGCAACGTCACGACCGAGGACGTCGGAAACGTGGCCGACGACGGGTTCAGCAAGGACGAGGCCTTCAACATCCTGATCATCGGCACCGACAAGCGGACCGGGTCGGGCAACGAGGGCTACGGCGACAAGGGCAGCGTCGGGCACGCCGACACCAACATCCTGCTGCACGTCTCCAAGGACCGGACGAACGCGACCGCGATGAGCATCCCCCGGGACCTGATCGTCGACGTGCCGGACTGCGAGACCAAAGAGGACGACGGCACCGAGAAGATCATCCCGGGCACCCAGAACGTCCGCTTCAACACCAGCCTCGGCCAGGACGGCCGTAACCCCGGCTGCACCATGAAGACGGTCGAGGAGCTCACCGGCATCGACGTGAACCACTTCGCGATGGCCGACTTCAACGCGGTGAAGACGCTGACGAGCGCGGTGGGCGGTGTGGAGGTCTGTCTCGGCAAGGACGTCGACGACCCCGACTCGCATCTGAAGCTGTCCGCCGGCAAGCACACGATCGAGGGCGAGCAGGCCCTCGCCTTCGTCCGCACCCGGCACAGCTTCGGCAACCAGGGCGACCTGGACCGCATCAAGGTCCAGCAGCAGTTCATGAGTTCGCTGATGCGCAAGATGACCTCCGGCGACACCCTCACCAGCCCGACCAAGCTGATCAAGCTGGCCAACGCGGCCACCAAGGCGCTCACCGTCGACACCGGCATAGGGAAGGCCAGCACGCTCAAGGACGTGGCCCTGGAGCTGAAGAAGGTGCCGATGAAGAACATCACCTTCACCACGGTCCCGGTCAAGGACAACCCCACCGAGGTCGTCAAGGCGACCGTCGTGCCCCTTGAGCCGAACGCCTCCCAGGTCTTCAACATGATCAAGAGCGACACCTCCTTCACCGAGGTCAAGGCCCAGGAGAAGAAGGAGAAGGCCGCCGTCGCCGCCCGGCTGAAGGGCACCAAGTCGGACGCCTCCGAGGTGCGGGTGCGGATCCTCAACGGCGGTGCCGCGGCCGGCAGCGCCCAGGAGGAGCTCACCTACCTCCAGACCGAGGCGGGCGTGACCAAGTCCGAGAACGCGGGCAACGCCGACAAGTCGCAGGCGAAGACGACCCTGGAGTACGCCCCGGACCAGGCCGACCAGGCTCGCCGGCTGGCCTCGATCCTGGGGCTCAAGGGCTCGATGATGAAGCCCGGCAAGAGCGTCACCAACTCCCAGGGGCTGCCGACGATGACGCTGACGCTGGGCGAGGACTTCAAGGGGGCCGGCGTGAAGATGAACTCCACCGCGACGGCGTCGAACGTCGACAAGACCACGGCGAACGAGGTGAAGTGCGCCAAGTGA
- a CDS encoding LCP family protein, with the protein MSHSSVREEQQPEAAEGAAEGSGGRHGRRRARPRRKHRVLRWSATTLSVLILGTAGAGYLYYQHLNANIDKGKRSTGGSNAAKAKPNAAGQTPLNILLIGSDSRNSDENVKLGGSRDNRGNPPLADVQMLIHLSADRKSAAVVSIPRDTRVDIPKCTDPKTGHVYPATNDIINTTLARGGAGCTLDTWQNLTGVYIDHWMTIDFAGVVSMADAVGGVEVCVNQNVWDRPTAMQKGGSGLKLTKGKHDVKGKQALQWLRTRHAWGSDQMRARAQHMYLNSMIRTLKQQNVFTDGGRLMDLAEAATKSLTVSEEIGTVKKLYDLGMQLKSVPTDRLTMTTMPNAEDPQDKNHLVPEPAGAAKMWQMLRDDVPFDDKGSGGRKKTEEKVSDDPAAPDDRIAVAVQNATASSTLGPANGRARTVTDLLLGKGFARATADATAGLSEERTVVRYPSADLEGDAQRVAKSLGIPLSSVKKSADVSGITLVVGTDWREGTTYPKKADPKAGDLPSNSDEINGADDSKCMDVYPTYQW; encoded by the coding sequence ATGAGCCACAGCAGTGTCCGGGAAGAGCAGCAGCCGGAGGCCGCGGAGGGGGCGGCCGAGGGCAGTGGGGGCAGACACGGCAGACGCCGGGCGCGACCGCGCCGCAAGCATCGCGTGCTGCGCTGGTCGGCGACGACGCTGTCGGTTCTGATACTCGGCACGGCCGGCGCCGGTTATCTGTACTACCAGCATCTGAACGCCAACATCGACAAGGGTAAGCGCAGCACGGGCGGCTCCAACGCGGCGAAGGCCAAGCCGAACGCCGCCGGGCAGACGCCGCTGAACATCCTGCTGATCGGCTCCGACAGCCGTAACTCAGACGAGAACGTCAAGCTGGGCGGCAGCAGGGACAACCGGGGCAATCCGCCGCTGGCGGACGTGCAGATGCTGATCCACCTGTCCGCGGACCGCAAGAGCGCCGCCGTGGTGAGCATCCCGCGCGACACCCGCGTCGACATACCCAAGTGCACGGACCCCAAGACGGGTCACGTGTACCCGGCGACCAACGACATCATCAACACGACGCTGGCCCGCGGCGGGGCCGGCTGCACGCTCGACACCTGGCAGAACCTGACCGGCGTCTACATCGACCACTGGATGACGATCGACTTCGCGGGCGTGGTGAGCATGGCGGACGCGGTCGGCGGTGTCGAGGTCTGTGTGAACCAGAACGTGTGGGACCGCCCGACGGCGATGCAGAAGGGCGGCTCCGGCCTCAAGCTCACCAAGGGCAAGCACGACGTCAAGGGCAAGCAGGCGCTCCAGTGGCTGCGCACCCGGCACGCCTGGGGCAGCGACCAGATGCGGGCGCGGGCCCAGCACATGTACCTGAACTCGATGATCCGTACGCTGAAGCAGCAGAACGTCTTCACCGACGGCGGGCGGCTGATGGACCTGGCCGAGGCGGCCACGAAGTCCCTCACGGTCTCCGAGGAGATCGGCACCGTGAAGAAGCTGTACGACCTGGGCATGCAGCTGAAGTCGGTGCCGACCGACCGGCTCACCATGACGACGATGCCGAACGCCGAGGACCCCCAGGACAAGAACCACCTGGTCCCTGAGCCCGCGGGCGCCGCGAAGATGTGGCAGATGCTCCGCGACGACGTCCCCTTCGACGACAAGGGCTCCGGCGGCAGGAAGAAGACCGAGGAGAAGGTCTCCGACGACCCCGCGGCGCCCGACGACCGGATCGCGGTCGCCGTGCAGAACGCCACCGCGTCCTCGACGCTCGGCCCGGCCAACGGGCGGGCCCGTACCGTCACCGATCTGCTCCTGGGCAAGGGCTTCGCCCGGGCCACCGCGGACGCCACGGCGGGGCTGTCGGAGGAGCGGACCGTCGTGCGCTATCCGAGCGCCGACCTGGAGGGCGACGCCCAGCGTGTCGCCAAGTCCCTGGGGATTCCGCTGAGTTCGGTGAAGAAGTCGGCGGACGTCTCCGGGATCACGCTCGTCGTGGGCACCGACTGGCGTGAGGGCACGACGTACCCGAAGAAGGCGGACCCGAAGGCCGGGGACCTGCCGTCGAACTCCGACGAGATCAACGGGGCCGACGACAGCAAGTGCATGGACGTGTACCCGACGTATCAGTGGTAG
- a CDS encoding LCP family protein: MSLTPQGPRPPAGHGGGRRGRGGRRRGRRFLRWAAIVLAVVIVGTAGAGYLYYRHLNGNLKKDDLNIGDEKDRAAKTEANAAGQTPLNILLIGSDARDNAENQKLGGAKETYNTAPRADVQMLLHVSADRSNMSVVSMPRDTLVDIPKCTDPDDDKVYPALTSAMTNDSLGRGGPGCTVATWEKLTDIHIDHFIMVDFAGVVSMADAIGGVPVCVDANIYSHTSTGHGSGLKLKEGTTPIKGKQALQWLRTRYGFEDNTDIARAKAQHQYMNSMVRQLRENATLSSPNKLRKLAETATEALTVDDGLGSVTKLYDLSNELRKVPTKRITMTTMPWQYAADGNRVVPKPEEAEKVFRLVREDIALDGKDKKKAAQETTTSDQAAADDEIGITVENGTRTDTLAPVSGRAGTVAGLLVGKGFTKAAADRTTATATAKTLIRYPSIDLKGDALRVAKVLGVPTSSVKKSTDVSGVTLVVGADWREGTTYKAPKEDDSLPESEDTFNGADTKACMHVNPDFTW, translated from the coding sequence ATGTCCCTCACACCGCAGGGCCCCAGACCGCCCGCAGGGCACGGCGGGGGACGGCGCGGCCGAGGCGGCCGCAGGCGGGGCCGGCGGTTCCTGCGCTGGGCGGCGATCGTGCTGGCGGTGGTCATAGTCGGCACCGCGGGCGCCGGGTACCTCTACTACCGGCACCTCAACGGCAACCTGAAGAAGGACGACCTGAACATCGGCGACGAGAAGGACAGGGCCGCCAAGACGGAGGCCAACGCCGCCGGTCAGACGCCGCTGAACATCCTGCTGATCGGCTCGGACGCCCGGGACAACGCCGAGAACCAGAAGCTCGGCGGCGCCAAGGAGACGTACAACACCGCGCCGCGCGCGGACGTCCAGATGCTGCTGCACGTGTCGGCGGACCGTTCCAACATGTCGGTGGTCAGCATGCCGCGCGACACCCTGGTCGACATCCCGAAGTGCACGGACCCGGACGACGACAAGGTCTACCCGGCGCTCACCTCGGCGATGACGAACGACTCGCTGGGCCGCGGCGGCCCCGGCTGCACGGTGGCGACCTGGGAGAAGCTCACCGACATCCACATCGACCACTTCATCATGGTCGACTTCGCGGGCGTGGTGTCGATGGCGGACGCGATCGGCGGCGTCCCGGTCTGCGTGGACGCCAACATCTACTCGCACACCTCGACGGGGCACGGCTCGGGCCTGAAGCTCAAGGAGGGCACCACCCCCATCAAGGGCAAGCAGGCCCTTCAGTGGCTGCGCACCCGGTACGGCTTCGAGGACAACACCGACATCGCCCGGGCCAAGGCCCAGCACCAGTACATGAACTCGATGGTCCGCCAGCTGCGTGAGAACGCGACGCTGAGCAGCCCCAACAAGCTGCGCAAGCTCGCCGAGACGGCCACCGAGGCACTGACGGTGGACGACGGGCTGGGGTCGGTGACGAAGCTGTACGACCTGAGCAACGAGCTGCGCAAGGTCCCCACGAAGCGCATCACCATGACGACGATGCCCTGGCAGTACGCCGCGGACGGCAACCGGGTGGTGCCCAAGCCCGAGGAGGCCGAGAAGGTCTTCCGGCTCGTCCGTGAGGACATCGCCCTCGACGGCAAGGACAAGAAGAAGGCCGCGCAGGAGACGACCACCTCCGACCAGGCCGCCGCGGACGACGAGATCGGCATCACCGTCGAGAACGGCACCCGCACCGACACCCTCGCCCCCGTCTCCGGCCGGGCGGGCACGGTGGCCGGGCTCCTGGTCGGCAAGGGCTTCACCAAGGCCGCGGCGGACCGGACGACGGCGACGGCGACGGCGAAGACCCTGATCCGCTACCCGAGCATCGACCTCAAGGGCGACGCCCTGCGGGTGGCCAAGGTCCTCGGCGTGCCGACGAGTTCGGTGAAGAAGTCCACGGACGTCTCCGGGGTGACGCTCGTGGTGGGCGCGGACTGGCGTGAGGGCACGACGTACAAGGCCCCGAAGGAGGACGACTCGCTGCCCGAGTCGGAGGACACCTTCAACGGCGCGGACACCAAGGCCTGCATGCACGTCAATCCGGACTTCACCTGGTAG
- a CDS encoding glycosyltransferase family 2 protein — translation MNAKPDVQLPAVSVIMPVLDEERHLRGAVQAILAQEYAGEMEVVIALGPSKDRTDEIAAELVAEDPRVHTVPNPTGRTPAALNAAIKASRHPIVVRVDGHGMLSPNYIATAVRLLEETGAQNVGGIMHAEGENAWEDAVAAAMTSKIGVGNAAFHTGGQAGEAETVYLGVFRREALEQQGGYNEEFIRAQDWELNFRIREAGGLIWFSPELRVSYRPRPSVKALAKQYKDYGRWRHVVARYHSGSINLRYLAPPVAVCAIAAGLVVGATLTPLGFVVPGGYLAAIALGSLPAGKGLSLKARLQIPVALATMHMSWGYGFLTSPKSLARKVIASRRPAVLTEA, via the coding sequence ATGAACGCCAAGCCCGACGTGCAGCTCCCCGCCGTGTCTGTGATCATGCCCGTCCTCGATGAGGAACGGCATCTGCGCGGAGCCGTCCAAGCGATCCTCGCGCAGGAGTACGCCGGCGAGATGGAGGTCGTGATCGCCCTCGGTCCGTCCAAGGACCGCACGGACGAGATCGCCGCCGAGCTCGTGGCCGAAGACCCCCGCGTGCACACCGTCCCCAATCCGACCGGCCGCACGCCCGCCGCCCTGAACGCCGCGATCAAGGCCTCCCGCCATCCGATCGTCGTCCGCGTCGACGGCCACGGCATGCTCTCGCCGAACTACATCGCCACCGCGGTACGGCTCCTGGAGGAGACCGGCGCGCAGAACGTCGGCGGCATCATGCACGCCGAGGGCGAGAACGCCTGGGAGGACGCGGTCGCCGCCGCGATGACCTCGAAGATCGGCGTCGGCAACGCGGCCTTCCACACGGGCGGCCAGGCGGGCGAGGCCGAGACGGTCTACCTCGGTGTCTTCCGCCGCGAGGCCCTCGAACAACAGGGCGGCTACAACGAGGAGTTCATCCGCGCCCAGGACTGGGAGCTGAACTTCCGCATCCGCGAGGCCGGCGGTCTGATCTGGTTCTCGCCGGAGCTGCGGGTGTCGTACCGCCCGAGGCCGTCGGTGAAGGCGCTGGCCAAGCAGTACAAGGACTACGGCCGCTGGCGGCACGTCGTCGCCCGCTACCACTCCGGCTCCATCAACCTGCGCTACCTCGCCCCGCCGGTCGCCGTGTGCGCGATCGCGGCCGGCCTCGTGGTCGGCGCGACCCTGACCCCGCTCGGCTTCGTCGTCCCCGGCGGCTACCTCGCGGCGATCGCCCTGGGCTCGCTCCCGGCCGGCAAGGGCCTGTCCCTCAAGGCCCGCCTCCAGATCCCGGTCGCCCTCGCCACCATGCACATGTCGTGGGGGTACGGCTTCCTGACGAGCCCCAAGTCGCTCGCCCGCAAGGTCATCGCGTCCCGGCGGCCGGCGGTGCTGACGGAGGCGTAG
- a CDS encoding LCP family protein: MSTPPRRSPTAPRPRPRPRPPVRRRKPRWAARAVTTLSVVILASAGIGHGVLSSLDADIARVDPFKDMKNRPRAGHGMNVLLVGTDGRDKITEAERQKYRLGGAPCHCTDTIMIVHISEDRERASVVSLPRDSYAMTPPHTDQTTGEQHHGHPIKLNAAYAEGGPQLTVRTVETMTHVKIDHYLEVDFTSFMKTVDVVGGVKICTAEPLKDSYTGLDLPAGSHTLMGGEALQYVRSRHIDGAADLGRMKRQQRFMAALIDRATSSGILLNPLKFRDVTRAVLGSVRADREFGTDELLDLGRAMRNFSPSSSEFTTVPIGQMGYAVKGVGSTLKWDARKAGRLFQALREDEPLAVHKPKSKAVRVAVAPQQIRVQVENGTATAGLGKRVDAQLAATGFRTTHQPVTSANRAVKRTVVAYDPRWDRSAKSLAAALPGSELRPVPGQGAVLKVIAGADFERVRKVRAEDPYQGEFGVVTGDEVRCL, from the coding sequence ATGTCCACGCCGCCCCGCCGCTCCCCCACCGCCCCCCGGCCCCGACCGAGGCCGCGGCCACCCGTTCGGCGGCGGAAACCGCGTTGGGCCGCTCGGGCGGTGACCACGCTCTCCGTGGTGATCCTCGCCTCGGCCGGCATCGGGCACGGGGTGCTCTCCAGCCTCGACGCGGACATCGCGCGCGTGGACCCCTTCAAGGACATGAAGAACCGGCCGAGAGCCGGGCACGGCATGAACGTGCTGCTGGTCGGCACCGACGGCCGGGACAAGATCACCGAGGCCGAGCGGCAGAAGTACCGCCTCGGCGGCGCGCCCTGTCACTGCACCGACACGATCATGATCGTGCACATCTCGGAGGACCGGGAGCGGGCCAGCGTGGTGAGCCTGCCGCGCGACTCGTACGCGATGACGCCCCCGCACACCGACCAGACCACCGGTGAGCAGCACCACGGCCACCCCATCAAGCTGAACGCGGCGTACGCGGAGGGCGGCCCGCAGCTGACCGTGCGGACCGTCGAGACGATGACGCACGTGAAGATCGACCACTATCTGGAGGTCGACTTCACCAGCTTCATGAAGACGGTGGACGTCGTCGGCGGCGTGAAGATCTGCACCGCCGAACCGCTGAAGGACTCCTACACCGGCCTGGACCTGCCCGCCGGCTCGCACACCCTGATGGGCGGCGAGGCCCTCCAGTACGTCCGCTCCCGGCACATCGACGGGGCGGCGGACCTGGGCCGGATGAAGCGGCAGCAGCGCTTCATGGCGGCGCTGATCGACCGCGCGACGTCCTCCGGCATCCTCCTCAACCCGCTCAAGTTCCGGGACGTGACGCGGGCGGTGCTGGGCTCGGTGCGGGCGGACCGGGAGTTCGGCACGGACGAACTCCTGGACCTGGGGCGGGCGATGCGGAACTTCTCGCCGTCCTCCTCCGAGTTCACGACGGTCCCGATCGGGCAGATGGGGTACGCCGTCAAGGGCGTCGGCTCCACCCTGAAATGGGACGCGCGGAAGGCGGGCCGGCTCTTCCAGGCGCTGCGCGAGGACGAGCCGCTGGCCGTGCACAAGCCGAAGAGCAAGGCCGTACGGGTCGCCGTCGCCCCGCAGCAGATCCGCGTCCAGGTCGAGAACGGCACCGCGACCGCCGGGCTCGGCAAGCGCGTCGACGCCCAGCTCGCCGCGACCGGCTTCCGCACCACCCACCAGCCGGTCACCTCGGCGAACCGCGCCGTCAAGCGCACGGTCGTCGCCTACGACCCCCGCTGGGACCGCTCCGCGAAGTCACTGGCGGCGGCGCTGCCGGGCAGCGAGCTGCGGCCGGTGCCGGGGCAGGGGGCGGTGCTGAAGGTGATCGCCGGGGCGGACTTCGAGCGGGTGCGGAAGGTGCGGGCGGAGGATCCGTACCAGGGGGAGTTCGGGGTGGTGACCGGGGACGAGGTGAGGTGTCTGTGA
- a CDS encoding SAM-dependent methyltransferase has product MSDPAVPRDEGVARVTRLRTDVSHSARIWNYWLGGKDHYPVDEEVGDQILSFVPALPRSAVADRAFLSRAVRYLAEEAGIRQFLDIGTGLPTADNTHEVAQRVDPACRIVYVDNDPLVLTHAHALLTSTPEGATDYIEADVHDPEAILRGAAETLDLTRPVAVTMLGIVNFVMDTDEAVAIVRKLLAALPSGSHLVISHPTTEVDGEAMKTAVEYWNSQGSAPMTLRSRADLARLFEDVELLEPGIVSCSRWRPEAPEGEIAEVTHFAGVGRKP; this is encoded by the coding sequence ATGTCCGATCCCGCAGTGCCCCGTGACGAAGGCGTCGCACGCGTGACCAGGCTCCGGACCGACGTGTCCCACTCCGCCCGGATCTGGAACTACTGGCTCGGCGGCAAGGACCACTACCCCGTGGACGAGGAGGTCGGCGACCAGATCCTGTCCTTCGTCCCGGCCCTGCCGCGCTCGGCCGTCGCGGACCGCGCCTTCCTGTCCCGCGCGGTCCGGTATCTGGCCGAGGAGGCGGGCATACGGCAGTTCCTCGACATCGGCACGGGACTGCCGACCGCCGACAACACCCACGAGGTGGCCCAGCGCGTCGACCCCGCGTGCCGGATCGTCTACGTCGACAACGACCCCCTCGTCCTCACCCACGCGCACGCCCTGCTCACCAGCACGCCCGAGGGCGCCACCGACTACATCGAGGCCGACGTCCACGACCCCGAGGCGATCCTGCGGGGCGCCGCCGAGACCCTCGACCTCACCCGCCCCGTCGCGGTCACGATGCTCGGCATCGTCAACTTCGTCATGGACACCGACGAGGCGGTCGCGATCGTGCGCAAGCTGCTGGCGGCCCTTCCCTCCGGCAGCCACCTGGTGATCTCCCACCCCACCACCGAGGTCGACGGCGAGGCGATGAAGACGGCGGTGGAGTACTGGAACAGCCAGGGCTCGGCCCCGATGACCCTGCGCAGCCGCGCCGACCTCGCCCGCCTCTTCGAGGACGTCGAGCTCCTCGAACCCGGCATCGTCTCCTGCTCACGCTGGCGGCCGGAGGCTCCGGAGGGCGAGATCGCCGAGGTCACGCACTTCGCGGGGGTGGGCAGGAAGCCGTAA
- a CDS encoding four-helix bundle copper-binding protein: MTTKPGMTGMTAMSKEMQDCVEACMSCHSMCEETMSSCMQMGGQAQMQIMRALMDCSEMTRMCADMMMRRSPMSAEMCALCAKACDMCAEACMAMPDDPMMMRCAEACRRCAEMCRSMAGATM; this comes from the coding sequence ATGACCACCAAGCCCGGAATGACCGGAATGACCGCCATGAGCAAGGAGATGCAGGACTGCGTCGAGGCCTGCATGTCCTGCCACAGCATGTGCGAGGAGACCATGAGCTCCTGCATGCAGATGGGCGGCCAGGCCCAGATGCAGATCATGCGCGCGCTCATGGACTGCTCCGAGATGACCCGCATGTGCGCGGACATGATGATGCGCCGCTCCCCGATGTCGGCCGAGATGTGCGCGCTGTGCGCCAAGGCGTGCGACATGTGCGCCGAGGCGTGTATGGCCATGCCGGACGACCCGATGATGATGCGCTGTGCGGAGGCGTGTCGTCGCTGCGCGGAGATGTGTCGCAGCATGGCGGGCGCCACGATGTGA